The Chloroflexi bacterium ADurb.Bin180 genome has a window encoding:
- the surE_1 gene encoding 5'-nucleotidase SurE, which produces MSANKTPMILITNDDGIDSPGLIAAAHAVSDLGEIWLTAPSTQQSGSGRSIPMRTSKIHEMHRELNGTAVPALSVEGSPALAVRLALLCFLPRSPDLVISGINYGENVGGSVTISGTVGAAIEAASYGVPTLAAALETEPKYHQSQSAEVDFSVSASFVRRVSQWLLKEGMPRSVDVLKLDVPWAARTDTPIRVTRVSRHPYWVSPVVTDESGRRRLHGYERQVDLSTLEPDSDIYALAVDHVVSLSPLTIDLTARVHLESLAGLQQL; this is translated from the coding sequence GTGAGCGCCAACAAGACACCAATGATCCTTATTACCAACGATGATGGCATTGATTCCCCCGGTCTGATAGCCGCCGCCCACGCTGTCAGCGACCTTGGCGAGATCTGGCTGACGGCTCCCAGCACGCAGCAATCCGGCTCCGGCCGGAGCATCCCTATGCGCACCTCCAAGATCCACGAGATGCACCGGGAACTGAATGGGACAGCCGTTCCGGCGCTATCGGTTGAGGGTTCTCCGGCTCTCGCGGTCAGGCTGGCCTTGCTCTGCTTTCTGCCGCGCAGCCCCGACCTGGTCATCTCGGGCATCAACTATGGCGAGAACGTGGGCGGGTCCGTCACCATTTCCGGCACCGTGGGAGCTGCCATCGAAGCTGCCAGCTATGGTGTGCCGACCCTGGCCGCCGCTCTCGAAACCGAGCCCAAGTATCATCAGAGCCAAAGTGCGGAGGTGGATTTCTCCGTATCGGCCTCTTTCGTCCGCCGCGTCTCCCAATGGCTCTTGAAGGAGGGGATGCCGCGCTCGGTCGACGTACTCAAGCTTGATGTGCCCTGGGCTGCTCGCACCGACACCCCAATCCGCGTGACCCGCGTGTCGCGGCACCCCTACTGGGTTTCACCAGTGGTAACGGACGAATCCGGACGCAGGCGGCTCCATGGCTACGAGAGACAGGTCGACCTCTCAACTCTCGAGCCGGACTCGGATATCTATGCGCTGGCGGTCGACCACGTCGTCTCACTCAGCCCGCTTACCATCGATCTCACTGCTCGGGTGCACCTTGAATCGCTGGCGGGCCTCCAGCAACTCTAG
- the ina gene encoding Immune inhibitor A precursor has translation MRRSLVLLIVVALLITMVPMAVTAKPPLPEPEPEKVVRSTFSKPKDIPNPIDAARLAKREDLLLQGKTAEAAALAKTGKDNLLVILVEFGGSDTVTWNPGDMWDPIGNPDPEDYEAYGDCSGIITEATQFTYTGPLHNQLPRPPSITHRAYNSIWTEDFSTEYYYDLLFGDGVYVQYTTVDGTPVTIDLRGYSLRKYYEEQSRGMYTVDGDVVGWVQVPHSEAYYGADACPGGRSAGYSGLADGYFPGGGDLPSDAIDAVAAAYPDFDWAKYDQDGDGVLDRVMFVHAGYGEEDSTALLKFSGIGEMAVWSHSSSVWPYKPIGSTGFKLGPYTMMPENGLTGVFAHEFAHNLGTVDLYAYQGGESSSGFWSIMNDDWGGGFPDSAVPPGLDPWHKYLLGWNDPVVLNVMSPETEVVLGQSAVKPEGTEDSVIINLPSQIEQPVPPASGTYAYWGGQTAYRDAQLTIAAPLDFSAAASPALTFKTWYDIEEGWDFGFVQASTDGGATWTSLSGTTTTSDVDPDCFFADEVPGYTGYSDGWLEETVDLGAYAGKPAVLLRFRYETDPATLGLGWFIDDVAVKDGPQVLFSDGFEGADKWVVNDWIKTDGYFVYPHYYIAEWRNASGFDKGLVDGRYHIKDFGMLLWYRNTKYKEAEVMNHLADPPAFGAKGSCLLVDAHFEPIRYSKSDYVNEVANIYARIQMRDAAFGLRDTQPFHVDPRLLLGNQDEELPSRPAVPAFHDSLGYYPGVEYVQRGPGDPRIAWFTRHWDASVVIPAKGDYGIAPPEYKEGEPIRFGGEAASGGRSAWYWYPAGVGYGGTTGNPAENAYGVHIKVVEEAADLSWGKVVVWNNTDTFLGEMTVDKETAAPGDVLTYQIHIKDAASVSALGTIEIPIPKGTTFVQGSLKGAQFYTDPLGRRDMSDRGAVLWGGRIGGKTLHQPDANITYQVKVDPTTTGPIVNEAIVSIRGRTSYRLTAETKLPWVTATLAAPGFVGTRAPIRYTITVKNESGATLTGVKVAASWIGPAYINWPNPSSWTIASLAPGETWTQGFTLFTFSTATGQVQTRVEVTHPWIEPATASAVTVIVR, from the coding sequence ATGAGAAGATCTCTGGTCTTGCTGATTGTCGTCGCTCTCCTGATCACTATGGTTCCAATGGCTGTGACTGCCAAACCTCCACTTCCCGAGCCCGAACCGGAGAAGGTAGTCAGGTCGACGTTCTCCAAGCCCAAGGACATTCCGAACCCCATCGACGCTGCCCGGCTGGCCAAGCGCGAAGACCTGCTCCTGCAGGGCAAGACAGCCGAAGCTGCTGCCCTGGCCAAGACCGGCAAAGATAACCTGCTGGTTATTCTGGTCGAGTTCGGCGGCTCGGACACCGTGACCTGGAATCCGGGCGACATGTGGGATCCAATCGGCAATCCCGACCCGGAAGACTATGAGGCGTACGGGGACTGCTCTGGCATCATCACCGAGGCCACCCAGTTCACCTACACCGGCCCGCTGCACAACCAGTTGCCAAGGCCCCCGTCGATCACTCACCGCGCCTACAACTCTATCTGGACCGAGGATTTTAGCACCGAGTATTACTACGACCTGCTCTTTGGCGACGGCGTCTATGTGCAGTACACGACCGTAGACGGCACGCCAGTCACTATCGACCTGCGTGGCTATAGCCTGCGCAAGTATTACGAGGAGCAGTCCAGAGGCATGTACACCGTCGACGGCGACGTCGTCGGCTGGGTGCAGGTGCCTCACTCTGAAGCCTACTATGGTGCCGACGCCTGCCCGGGCGGACGCTCCGCTGGCTACTCCGGATTGGCTGATGGCTACTTCCCCGGTGGAGGGGACCTGCCATCGGATGCCATCGATGCTGTCGCCGCGGCCTATCCCGACTTTGACTGGGCCAAGTACGACCAGGACGGAGATGGAGTTCTCGACCGCGTTATGTTCGTACACGCGGGCTATGGTGAGGAGGACAGCACCGCGCTGCTCAAGTTCTCCGGCATTGGTGAAATGGCCGTCTGGTCGCACAGCTCATCGGTCTGGCCATACAAGCCTATCGGCAGCACCGGCTTCAAGCTGGGTCCCTACACCATGATGCCCGAGAACGGACTCACCGGCGTCTTTGCCCACGAATTTGCCCACAACCTTGGCACCGTGGATCTCTACGCCTACCAGGGCGGGGAATCGTCATCCGGCTTCTGGAGCATCATGAATGACGACTGGGGCGGAGGATTCCCGGACAGCGCTGTGCCGCCCGGACTCGATCCCTGGCACAAGTACCTGCTGGGCTGGAACGACCCCGTCGTGCTGAACGTTATGAGCCCCGAGACCGAAGTGGTGCTCGGCCAGTCCGCTGTCAAGCCAGAGGGAACCGAGGACTCGGTCATCATCAATCTGCCTTCGCAGATTGAGCAGCCAGTCCCACCGGCCTCCGGAACATATGCGTACTGGGGTGGCCAGACTGCCTACAGGGATGCGCAACTGACCATTGCCGCTCCGTTGGATTTCAGTGCCGCAGCCAGTCCCGCCCTCACCTTCAAGACCTGGTACGACATTGAGGAGGGCTGGGACTTTGGCTTTGTGCAAGCCTCAACCGACGGTGGCGCCACCTGGACATCGCTCTCCGGCACAACTACCACCTCCGACGTTGACCCAGACTGTTTCTTCGCCGATGAGGTACCTGGCTACACTGGATACAGCGATGGCTGGCTGGAAGAGACGGTCGACCTCGGCGCCTACGCGGGTAAGCCGGCAGTCCTGCTGCGCTTCCGCTACGAAACCGACCCGGCCACACTGGGCCTGGGCTGGTTCATCGACGACGTCGCGGTCAAGGACGGGCCCCAAGTTCTGTTCTCTGACGGCTTTGAGGGTGCGGACAAGTGGGTCGTCAATGACTGGATCAAGACCGACGGCTACTTTGTCTACCCGCACTACTACATTGCCGAGTGGCGCAATGCCTCTGGCTTTGACAAGGGTCTGGTAGACGGCCGCTACCATATCAAGGACTTTGGCATGCTGCTCTGGTACCGCAACACCAAGTACAAGGAAGCCGAAGTGATGAACCATCTGGCCGATCCGCCGGCCTTTGGTGCCAAGGGCTCCTGTCTCCTGGTGGATGCGCACTTTGAGCCGATCCGCTACTCCAAGTCAGACTATGTGAACGAAGTTGCGAACATCTACGCCCGCATCCAGATGCGCGACGCTGCGTTCGGTCTGCGCGACACTCAGCCGTTCCACGTCGACCCGCGCCTGCTGCTGGGCAACCAAGATGAGGAACTGCCCTCACGACCGGCTGTGCCCGCCTTCCACGACTCGCTGGGCTACTACCCGGGTGTGGAGTACGTGCAGCGCGGCCCCGGCGATCCTCGCATTGCGTGGTTCACCAGGCACTGGGACGCCAGCGTGGTAATCCCGGCCAAGGGCGACTATGGCATTGCACCGCCAGAGTACAAGGAGGGTGAGCCGATCCGCTTTGGCGGCGAAGCCGCCTCTGGCGGCCGCTCTGCCTGGTACTGGTATCCGGCCGGCGTAGGCTATGGCGGCACCACGGGCAACCCCGCTGAGAACGCCTACGGTGTGCACATCAAGGTAGTTGAAGAAGCCGCCGACCTGTCCTGGGGCAAGGTGGTAGTCTGGAACAACACCGACACCTTCCTCGGTGAGATGACTGTGGACAAGGAAACAGCGGCTCCTGGCGACGTACTGACCTACCAGATCCACATCAAGGATGCCGCCAGCGTCAGCGCCCTCGGCACCATCGAGATCCCCATCCCCAAGGGCACCACCTTTGTCCAGGGGTCCCTGAAGGGCGCTCAGTTCTATACTGACCCGCTGGGTCGGCGCGATATGTCGGATCGTGGCGCGGTGCTGTGGGGCGGCCGCATTGGCGGCAAGACGCTTCACCAGCCCGATGCCAACATCACCTATCAGGTCAAGGTCGATCCCACCACCACCGGTCCCATCGTCAATGAGGCGATCGTTAGCATCCGCGGCCGGACGAGCTACCGACTCACTGCAGAGACCAAGCTGCCGTGGGTGACCGCCACCCTGGCGGCGCCCGGCTTTGTCGGCACGAGAGCTCCCATCCGCTACACGATCACCGTCAAGAACGAGAGCGGCGCAACGCTCACCGGTGTCAAGGTAGCAGCGTCATGGATCGGCCCGGCATACATCAACTGGCCGAATCCAAGCTCGTGGACCATCGCTTCGCTCGCGCCTGGCGAGACCTGGACTCAGGGCTTTACCCTGTTCACCTTCTCAACGGCAACAGGGCAGGTCCAGACCAGGGTCGAAGTGACCCATCCGTGGATTGAGCCAGCAACGGCCTCCGCGGTGACGGTCATCGTTCGCTAA
- the mmpA gene encoding Metalloprotease MmpA: MIELVAALAVVSLLIVVHELGHLVVAKHLGLRVDEFALGYPPRLFTLFRVADTEYTLNLIPFGAYVRLPEEAEPHRLLNNRPAIQRAAFLLAGPFLNLLLALVLFTVCFATGWPEAHDLAVAVNKVLPGSVGEAVGFRDNDLILAVDDRPVSSVLELVVYARSVSGAVRSATLRREGRRITLRLPAGGAWFTKTESRGVDLRNGAGWVETVAYPLPQALIRGTGEAFSCVTSLLLLLVDILRGLIPVDLVRPVGPVGIAQLAGRATTEALASGWWFPLLQLTATLSGALAATNLLPLPGFDGGRLLFVLLEALRGKRISPRRESLVHLIGLILMLMLILIISYYDITRPIQVHR; encoded by the coding sequence TTGATCGAACTGGTGGCTGCACTGGCTGTCGTCAGTCTGTTGATCGTGGTACACGAGCTTGGTCATCTCGTCGTAGCCAAGCATCTCGGGTTGCGCGTCGACGAGTTTGCCCTGGGTTATCCCCCACGACTGTTCACCCTGTTCCGCGTCGCCGACACGGAGTACACTCTGAACCTCATTCCATTCGGCGCCTATGTTCGCCTGCCTGAGGAGGCCGAGCCTCACCGGTTGCTCAACAACCGGCCGGCCATTCAACGTGCGGCATTCTTGCTCGCCGGTCCCTTCCTCAACCTGCTGCTGGCGCTGGTGCTCTTCACTGTCTGTTTTGCCACCGGTTGGCCTGAGGCACACGACCTGGCCGTTGCGGTGAACAAGGTACTCCCGGGCTCGGTTGGCGAGGCCGTCGGGTTCCGCGACAACGACCTCATTCTGGCCGTCGACGACCGGCCAGTCTCCAGCGTGCTGGAACTGGTAGTGTACGCTCGTTCGGTCAGCGGAGCTGTCCGGAGCGCCACCCTGCGCCGTGAAGGCCGCAGGATCACCCTTCGCCTGCCGGCGGGAGGAGCGTGGTTCACCAAGACCGAGTCCCGCGGGGTGGACCTTCGCAACGGCGCCGGCTGGGTCGAGACCGTTGCTTACCCCCTGCCACAGGCGCTCATTCGTGGCACCGGAGAAGCCTTCTCCTGCGTCACATCACTGTTGCTGCTGCTGGTCGACATTCTGCGCGGCTTGATCCCGGTTGACCTGGTGCGCCCTGTCGGGCCAGTCGGGATCGCCCAGCTCGCCGGCCGCGCCACCACTGAGGCGCTGGCCAGCGGCTGGTGGTTCCCCCTGCTACAACTCACGGCCACGCTCAGTGGTGCTCTGGCCGCCACCAATCTCCTGCCTCTGCCGGGGTTTGACGGGGGACGATTGCTCTTTGTCCTGCTGGAGGCATTGCGAGGCAAGAGAATAAGCCCCAGGCGCGAAAGTCTGGTTCACCTGATAGGGCTGATCCTCATGCTCATGTTGATCCTGATCATAAGCTACTATGATATCACCCGGCCTATCCAGGTACACCGGTGA
- a CDS encoding Thermophilic serine proteinase precursor, whose protein sequence is MAPSLTRSPRFQVACCLAVALLFQATTALNAARPSTPAVALEVASAATGQIIVKLRRGTSLSRVASQLSSRTQGTLASIPHLGVVLLQVSPGAESATANELRRHSDIEWVELNHRAQTTAAPGELTVALPDDPMLSQQWPLSIIHAPEAWSITHSRDMIIAILDTGTYLNHPDLVNVLWTNPGEIPANGLDDDGNGCVDDVHGWHYFTQCDTGVCVPSQNRLIGDDNGHGTHVAGTAAAETNNGMGIAGVSWGARLMTVKVLDQDGDGWYFDIAAGIVYAADNGAQIINLSLGGSSPSQLLQDAVDYAHAKGSLLVAASGNNGGAVYYPGACQNVLTVAATDAQDNRLPFSNQGPQVDIAAPGDYLISTWYLPSIPYRLAHGTSMAAPHVSGAAALLWTWRPDWTNDQIQQRLLQQADDVNSSLYPGFDPLIGWGRLNIQRALEGLEQGPTPTPTTSATPTRTPTCTTTPSPTCTPSPTVTVTTAMVSGLAWRDDDANRARDPGEPPLAGVTIILKDADHQELARQVTGLDGTYAFTSLPADSYVLTREDPLGYTVTYPVAGSYVFCLLQGEQLTEMNFGFALWPTPTPTASPSPTCTRLPTATPTSSPTLTPTSTVTPVLRLYIPEFLFALEN, encoded by the coding sequence ATGGCGCCTTCACTCACTCGTTCGCCACGATTTCAAGTTGCGTGTTGCCTGGCCGTCGCCCTGCTGTTTCAGGCCACGACGGCCCTCAACGCCGCACGTCCATCGACCCCGGCCGTCGCGCTTGAGGTGGCTTCTGCCGCCACGGGCCAGATCATCGTCAAGCTCCGCAGAGGCACCTCTTTGTCCCGCGTGGCCAGCCAACTGTCATCGCGCACGCAAGGTACGCTGGCTTCAATTCCACACCTCGGAGTGGTGCTGCTACAGGTCTCTCCCGGAGCCGAGTCGGCAACGGCCAACGAATTACGCCGACACTCCGACATCGAATGGGTGGAACTCAACCACCGTGCCCAAACCACTGCCGCTCCCGGTGAGCTCACCGTGGCTCTGCCTGACGATCCCATGCTGTCACAGCAGTGGCCGTTGTCCATCATCCATGCCCCGGAAGCATGGTCCATCACTCACAGTCGAGACATGATCATTGCCATTCTCGACACCGGCACCTATCTGAACCATCCGGACCTGGTGAATGTGCTCTGGACGAACCCGGGCGAGATACCGGCCAACGGGCTGGACGACGACGGCAATGGCTGCGTGGACGACGTTCATGGCTGGCATTACTTCACCCAGTGTGACACCGGTGTGTGCGTGCCATCCCAGAACCGGCTCATTGGTGACGACAATGGGCACGGCACCCACGTTGCCGGAACGGCTGCTGCTGAGACCAACAATGGCATGGGCATCGCCGGGGTGTCCTGGGGGGCTCGTCTGATGACCGTCAAAGTGCTGGACCAAGACGGTGACGGTTGGTATTTTGACATCGCTGCCGGCATAGTGTATGCCGCCGACAACGGAGCCCAGATCATCAACCTCAGTCTGGGCGGCTCATCACCCTCCCAGCTTCTGCAAGATGCGGTCGACTACGCCCACGCCAAAGGTTCGCTGCTGGTGGCCGCCTCAGGCAACAACGGCGGAGCGGTCTACTACCCCGGCGCCTGCCAGAACGTCCTCACTGTTGCCGCCACAGATGCCCAGGACAACCGGCTGCCCTTCTCGAACCAGGGCCCGCAGGTCGATATCGCTGCCCCGGGTGATTATCTCATCAGTACCTGGTATCTTCCTTCTATCCCCTATCGTCTGGCCCATGGTACTTCTATGGCTGCGCCTCATGTTTCCGGCGCGGCGGCGCTCCTGTGGACCTGGCGCCCCGACTGGACAAACGACCAGATCCAGCAGCGCCTGCTGCAGCAAGCCGACGATGTGAACAGCTCTCTTTACCCCGGCTTCGACCCGCTGATCGGCTGGGGCAGGCTCAACATCCAGCGCGCGCTCGAAGGCCTCGAGCAGGGCCCAACTCCTACCCCTACGACGAGTGCCACTCCAACGCGCACTCCGACTTGTACCACAACGCCCAGCCCCACCTGCACCCCCTCGCCCACGGTGACTGTCACTACGGCGATGGTCTCCGGCCTGGCGTGGCGAGATGACGATGCCAACCGCGCCCGTGACCCCGGCGAACCGCCGCTAGCAGGGGTGACCATCATCTTGAAAGATGCCGATCACCAGGAGCTCGCCAGGCAGGTCACCGGCCTCGACGGCACCTACGCGTTCACCAGTCTGCCGGCTGACAGCTATGTCCTCACGAGAGAGGACCCTCTGGGATATACAGTCACCTATCCCGTTGCCGGCTCATACGTGTTCTGCCTGCTGCAAGGTGAGCAGCTTACGGAAATGAACTTTGGCTTTGCCCTCTGGCCAACTCCCACTCCGACCGCTTCGCCCTCCCCTACCTGCACGCGGCTGCCAACCGCCACTCCAACCTCTTCCCCTACTCTGACACCGACTAGCACGGTAACGCCGGTCCTTCGGCTCTACATTCCCGAGTTCCTTTTTGCGCTGGAGAACTAA